The following proteins come from a genomic window of Chelmon rostratus isolate fCheRos1 chromosome 23, fCheRos1.pri, whole genome shotgun sequence:
- the LOC121626548 gene encoding uncharacterized protein LOC121626548: protein MAETVRSPFDYREPPTLDSDGDGSKPPPPRGRVCGRKRKGTPVKVCDRAYVTEDEEEESMSEHSYSPGDSQYPEGAEDRLPPPGSPYYLPDPTQLCVPELGEEGASGVRGPVLFHPPPNCRIREVHCGTQVRLVVIAIRDIAKGEEITVDYSLTDWGENAMEEEGGPHPLSLSVSDYLTPSWSLSPSSSPLTHSEPSDSDREEDEEEEDDDDDDDDEEEEIEEIRGRMLRRRKKRKLPAVVNSKKKSTPASSRGPGRPCSSFSRPAPVAPPARSQSQPTVGTLAPPTTNINNNININIGSSSGATVSRRQHCPYCGRHYRSLARHLEKHHANQPEVRTAMELAHLHTHSSSNGSAAHPHPSSSSTTSAPHSHSFAVPQPSASNPAPPSLFSRERESPATRSSTGAVSFSLSLSPPPSAQSAATKKGPSLPPPTTKHPTPPMVSRVKSPSPPPPSTPRRGRRMKKEKHEEPQKVEVESSRSQEELVPPPTPEPDVDPDEDLELSGEGEDDAPEEKNGEIVRHHMSPLLSSLSCLVLYLRRQQHSSFLSLTRSPHSAEAWRLLCHSSLSLLILYNRHRECEVAKLTIQDYRNRITPQASSSNSSPTGMEALLSPFERQVLCHLPRAGVLGKRGRIQPLIFPPHCESCLDLLLQTSPNVGVDPESPYVFSRPYHSPATPLRGTDLLRNLARASGAKNPGALTATRVRRQVAILTQLLLLEEGEGQGGATKRLEDFLEREYHVTQNCSAILRDPALMGRVGRVVLYGEREGVLFRGMSLQHICLELDVMSGNSGDSFSDDSEAEEDKEEVKEKAEVMVKKKGPGRPPRKKRAPNPSPVSPSIANVHKRRCIPPKSGKRGVLKRPWSEAERVAVETHLKRNLMELRVPAKADCERCLELCPLLVSNQRDWRAIKFYVHNRIQLLKKQGRRESAASVC from the exons ATGGCGGAGACTGTACGGTCGCCTTTTGACTACCGGGAACCACCGACCCTCGACAGCGACGGGGATGGGAGCAAGCCGCCGCCGCCAAGGGG CcgtgtgtgtgggagaaaaAGGAAGGGGACACCTGTGAAGGTGTGTGACCGAGCATATGTAacagaagatgaggaggaggagagcatgTCAGAACACAGCTACAGCCCTG GTGATAGCCAGTATCCAGAGGGTGCAGAAGACCGCCTCCCTCCACCTGGCAGTCCATACTACCTGCCTGATCCCACTCAGCTCTG TGTGCCGGAGTTGGGGGAGGAGGGCGCGAGTGGTGTTCGGGGACCAGTGCTCTTCCATCCGCCGCCCAACTGCCGCATTCGAGAAGTCCACTGTGGGACCCAGGTACGGTTGGTTGTCATAGCAATCCGAGACATTGCCAAAGGGGAGGAGATCACAGTGGACTACAGCCTGACAGACTGGGGCGAGAATGCAATG gaggaagagggtggcCCCCACCCactgtccctctctgtttctgattACCTTACCCCCTCCTGGTCATTATCACCGTCATCCTCCCCACTCACCCACTCTGAGCCCAGTGACTCAGACCGtgaggaggacgaagaggaggaagatgacgatgatgacgacgacgatgaagaggaggagattgAGGAGATAAGGGGACGAATGCTTCGGCGCCGCAAGAAGCGCAAGCTGCCCGCGGTGGTCAATTCAAAGAAGAAAAGCACACCCGCCTCCTCCAGAGGACCGGGGCGTCCCTGCTCATCCTTTTCCCGCCCGGCACCTGTCGCACCACCAGCCAGATCCCAGTCCCAGCCCACAGTCGGCACCCTGGCACCGCCGACCACCAACATAAACAACAATATTAACATAAACATTGGCAGCTCCAGCGGTGCCACAGTGAGCCGGCGGCAGCACTGCCCGTACTGCGGACGCCACTATCGCTCTCTGGCACGCCACCTGGAGAAGCACCACGCCAACCAGCCAGAGGTCCGAACAGCCATGGAGCTggcacacctgcacacacacagctcttcaAATGGCAGCGCCGCACACCCTCACCCCTCGTcgtcctccaccacctccgCTCCGCACAGTCATTCCTTTGCTGTCCCTCAGCCTTCGGCCTCCAACCCTGCCCCACCGTCCCTCTTCTCCAGGGAAAGGGAATCACCAGCGACACGCTCGAGCACTGGTGCcgtttccttctctctctcactttcaccGCCACCTTCGGCTCAGTCTGCAGCCACCAAGAAGGGGCCTAGCTTACCGCCGCCCACCACAAAACACCCCACACCCCCGATGGTGTCACGAGTAAAGAGTCCGTCCCCACCTCCCCCATCTACACCCAGAAGGGGTCggaggatgaagaaagaaaagcatgaaGAGCCGCaaaaggtggaggtggagagctCGAGAAGTCAAGAGGAGCTGGTTCCACCTCCAACTCCAGAGCCAGATGTAGATCCAGATGAGGATCTGGAGCTgagtggagaaggagaggatgatGCACCAGAGGAGAAGAATGGAGAGATTGTAAG gcatcacATGTCTCCGCTGCTCTCGTCGCTCTCCTGTTTGGTCCTCTACCTCCGCCGCCAGCAGCActcctctttcctgtctttaACCCGTTCTCCTCACTCCGCCGAGGCCTGGCGCCTGCTCTGCCATTCcagcctctctctgctcatCCTCTACAACCGCCACCGGGAGTGCGAGGTGGCCAAGCTCACCATCCAGGACTACCGCAACCGAATCACCCCCCAGGCCAGCTCCAGCAACAGCTCCCCCACTGGCATGGAAGCCCTCCTGTCCCCCTTTGAGCGCCAGGTCCTCTGTCACCTCCCACGCGCTGGTGTTTTGGGCAAGCGTGGCCGCATCCAGCCGCTTATTTTCCCGCCACACTGTGAGTCCTGCCTGGACCTATTACTTCAAACCAGCCCCAACGTGGGTGTGGACCCAGAGAGCCCCTATGTCTTCTCTCGGCCCTACCACTCTCCTGCCACCCCGCTCCGGGGCACAGACCTTCTGAGAAACCTGGCACGAGCCAGTGGGGCCAAGAACCCCGGAGCACTGACAGCGACACGTGTGCGGCGGCAGGTAGCAATACTCACTCAGCTTCTACTGTTAGAGGAGGGTGAGGGCCAGGGTGGAGCTACCAAACGGCTGGAGGACTTCCTGGAACGAGAGTACCATGTGACCCAGAACTGCTCCGCAATCCTGCGGGATCCAGCTCTGATGGGTCGTGTGGGTCGTGTTGTTCTTTATGGCGAGAGAGAGGGCGTGCTTTTCCGAGGGATGAGCCTGCAGCACATCTGCCTCGAGTTGGATG TAATGTCTGGCAACTCAGGAGACTCCTTTTCAGACGattcagaggcagaggaagacaaggaggaagtgaaggagaaagCTGAGGTGATGGTGAAGAAGAAAGGACCAGGGCGACCACCACGGAAGAAGAGAGCACCCAATCCGTCTCCGGTCAGCCCGTCGATAGCCAATGTTCATAAGAGGAGATGTATTCCACCCAAATCAG GGAAGCGCGGTGTGCTGAAGCGTCCCTGGTCAGAGGCGGAGCGTGTAGCAGTGGAGACTCACCTGAAGAGAAACCTCATGGAGCTGCGAGTCCCGGCGAAGGCGGACTGCGAGCGCTGCCTCGAactctgccctctgctggtgagCAACCAGCGAGACTGGAGGGCCATCAAGTTTTACGTCCACAACCGCATCCAGCTGCTGAAGAAGCAGGGCAGGAGGGAAAGCGCTGCCTCGGTCTGCTAG